A DNA window from Bacteroides cellulosilyticus contains the following coding sequences:
- a CDS encoding TonB-dependent receptor encodes MRISLILLFAVVLQLPAENGYAQRTRMPFSMENVSVEQVLNKIEENSDYVFLYNDKTIQTDRIVSVKNKSGKIIDVLNDVFRGTNVTYTVMDKQIILSTKQVAQQEPQIKVTGVVKDATGEPLIGVNVKVKNAPTGAITDLDGQFSLIVNKGDVLEISYVGYTTQNVTIVNDQTLNVLLQEDAQKLNEVVVTALGIKRAEKALSYNVQKVDQDELVKVKDANFVNSLNGKIAGVSINKSASGVGGATRVVMRGAKSIEGDNNALYVVDGIPLFNTNMGNTDSGIMGEGKAGTEGIADFNPEDIESLSVLSGPSAAALYGSSAANGVILITTKKGKEGKLQISVSSSTEFSKAYMTPEFQNTYGNKKDAYDSWGEKLATPSNYDPKNDFFNTGTNFINSLTLTTGTKQNQTFASISSTNSKGIVPNNAYDRLNFTIRNTATFLNDKLQLDLGASYVKQKDRNMVSQGQYWNPVMAAYLFPRGESFEAIKTFETYNDGRKIPQQNWPVADPVYASQNPYWTAYRNVATNEKSRYMFNVGLTYNITDWLNAAARFRMDDTQVLFERKIFATSDQKFAEGKKGHYGYSNYNDRQEYADFMVNINKRIKDFSLSANLGWSYSNYWLLERGYKGTLLGVTNDFNAVNIDPANGRISEKGGDSRVRNHAVFANVELGWKSMLYLTLTGRNDWNSRLVNTNEESFFYPSVGLSAIVSEMVKLPEFISYLKLRGSFTEVGAPISRSGLTPGTVTTPISGGTMKETFIYPFTDFKAERTKSYEFGLSLRLWNKLSAEITYYHSNTKNQTFLGNLPEFTGYKQIYLQAGDVENRGWEASLGYNDKLSNGLAFSSTLTFSRNINEIKEMVNGYHTDLLDDPIRISEVKKDKGRIILKEGGSIHDIYANTFLKKDHQGYVEIKADGTYGVEAGDPVYLGKVAPDFNMGWNNALSYKGFGVSFLINGRFGGIVTSSTEALLDRFGVSKRSAEARDAGGALLPGQGRVDAKTYYQMIGTGGYETSGYYVYSATNIRLQELTFSYTLPNKWFKNVLKDVTLSFIANNPWMLYCEAPFDPELTPSTATYGQGNDYFMQPSVRSFGFGIKFKL; translated from the coding sequence ATGAGGATAAGTCTGATACTACTTTTTGCTGTTGTATTACAGCTTCCCGCCGAGAATGGGTATGCCCAGCGCACCCGAATGCCTTTTTCTATGGAGAATGTTTCTGTAGAGCAAGTGTTGAATAAAATAGAGGAAAACTCCGATTATGTATTCCTTTATAATGATAAGACGATTCAGACGGATCGTATAGTTTCGGTAAAAAATAAATCCGGGAAAATTATAGATGTGCTGAATGATGTCTTCCGTGGAACCAATGTTACGTATACGGTCATGGACAAACAAATCATTCTGTCTACCAAACAGGTTGCCCAACAGGAACCTCAGATAAAAGTGACCGGTGTGGTGAAAGATGCAACCGGAGAACCGTTGATCGGTGTGAATGTCAAAGTGAAAAATGCTCCTACCGGTGCCATTACGGATTTGGATGGTCAGTTCAGTCTGATAGTAAATAAAGGTGATGTACTGGAAATTTCTTATGTGGGATATACTACACAGAATGTAACCATAGTTAATGATCAGACCTTGAATGTTTTGCTGCAAGAAGATGCACAGAAGCTGAATGAAGTGGTTGTTACAGCTCTTGGTATAAAACGTGCAGAGAAAGCATTGAGCTATAATGTACAAAAGGTTGATCAGGATGAACTTGTAAAAGTGAAAGATGCCAACTTTGTTAATTCCCTGAATGGTAAAATTGCCGGTGTAAGCATCAATAAAAGTGCCAGTGGTGTAGGTGGTGCTACCCGCGTGGTGATGCGTGGCGCAAAGTCAATCGAAGGTGATAATAATGCTTTGTATGTGGTGGACGGTATTCCTTTGTTCAACACCAATATGGGGAATACGGATAGCGGCATTATGGGTGAAGGCAAAGCCGGCACTGAAGGCATTGCGGATTTTAACCCTGAAGATATTGAAAGCCTTTCTGTACTGAGTGGCCCTTCGGCTGCGGCTCTATATGGTAGTAGTGCCGCCAATGGTGTGATCCTGATTACTACAAAGAAAGGTAAGGAAGGTAAACTGCAGATTTCTGTCTCTTCTTCTACCGAATTCAGCAAGGCATATATGACTCCGGAATTTCAGAATACGTATGGAAACAAGAAGGATGCGTATGATAGCTGGGGAGAAAAACTGGCAACTCCGTCAAACTACGACCCGAAGAATGATTTCTTCAATACAGGTACCAACTTCATCAATTCATTGACATTGACTACGGGTACAAAACAGAACCAGACATTCGCTTCTATTTCGTCTACCAATTCTAAAGGTATCGTGCCTAATAACGCTTATGACCGTCTGAACTTTACCATTCGCAACACCGCTACCTTCTTGAATGATAAGTTGCAGCTTGATCTTGGAGCATCTTATGTGAAGCAGAAAGATAGAAATATGGTTTCGCAAGGCCAGTATTGGAATCCGGTGATGGCTGCTTATCTGTTCCCGCGTGGTGAGAGTTTTGAAGCGATTAAAACATTTGAAACCTACAATGACGGGCGTAAGATTCCTCAGCAGAATTGGCCTGTAGCAGATCCGGTTTATGCTTCTCAAAACCCTTATTGGACGGCCTATCGTAATGTGGCTACCAATGAAAAGAGCCGTTATATGTTCAATGTAGGATTGACTTATAATATAACCGATTGGTTGAATGCCGCTGCCCGTTTTAGAATGGATGATACTCAGGTGCTGTTTGAACGTAAGATTTTCGCTACTTCCGATCAGAAATTTGCAGAAGGTAAGAAAGGACATTACGGATACAGCAATTATAACGATCGTCAGGAATATGCTGACTTTATGGTGAATATCAACAAACGTATCAAGGACTTCAGTCTTTCTGCCAACTTGGGTTGGAGTTATTCCAATTATTGGTTGTTAGAGAGAGGGTATAAGGGTACTTTGCTTGGTGTAACCAACGATTTTAATGCTGTCAATATAGATCCCGCCAACGGTCGTATTTCTGAAAAGGGAGGTGATAGCCGTGTGCGTAATCATGCTGTTTTTGCCAATGTGGAATTAGGCTGGAAGAGTATGCTCTATCTGACGCTGACCGGACGTAATGACTGGAATTCTCGCCTCGTAAACACGAATGAAGAATCTTTCTTTTATCCTTCTGTCGGTTTGTCAGCTATCGTTTCTGAGATGGTGAAATTGCCTGAATTTATCTCTTACCTGAAGTTGCGTGGTTCGTTCACCGAAGTCGGCGCACCGATTTCCCGTTCGGGTTTGACTCCGGGTACGGTGACAACCCCTATTTCAGGCGGTACTATGAAAGAGACCTTTATTTATCCGTTCACTGACTTCAAGGCAGAACGTACTAAATCGTATGAATTCGGTTTGAGTCTGCGCTTGTGGAATAAACTGAGTGCGGAGATCACTTACTATCATTCTAATACAAAGAACCAGACCTTCTTGGGAAATCTTCCGGAATTTACCGGTTATAAACAGATTTATCTGCAGGCGGGTGATGTAGAGAATCGTGGTTGGGAAGCTTCATTAGGCTACAATGATAAGTTAAGTAATGGACTGGCTTTCTCTTCTACACTCACTTTCTCACGCAATATCAATGAAATTAAAGAGATGGTGAATGGTTATCATACCGATTTGTTGGATGACCCGATTCGAATTTCCGAAGTGAAGAAAGATAAAGGGCGCATTATTTTGAAAGAGGGTGGCAGTATTCATGACATTTATGCCAATACGTTCCTGAAGAAAGATCACCAAGGGTATGTGGAAATAAAGGCCGATGGTACGTATGGTGTAGAAGCTGGTGATCCCGTTTATTTAGGAAAGGTAGCTCCGGACTTTAATATGGGATGGAACAACGCCTTGTCATATAAGGGATTTGGGGTAAGTTTCTTAATTAATGGACGCTTTGGTGGTATAGTAACGTCTTCTACCGAGGCATTGCTTGATCGTTTTGGTGTTTCAAAACGTTCGGCTGAAGCACGCGATGCGGGAGGTGCCTT